From Cyprinus carpio isolate SPL01 chromosome A18, ASM1834038v1, whole genome shotgun sequence:
GCGATTCCTCCTCCCATCCGTCTACAGCCTGGTCTTCATCTTTGGTCTGCCGCTCAACTTCATCATAATCCTGCGGATATGGGGCTCCCGACGCACTCTGACACGGACCAAAATCTACATGCTGAATCTAGCGGTGGCTCCTGACTTCCTGTACGTCTGTTCCCTTCCACTTCTCATTTACACCTACGCCAGCAAAGACTACTGGCCGTTCGGAGACTTACCTGCCGCCCTGGTTCGCTTCCAGTTCTACAGCAACCTGCATGGAAGCATCTTCTTCCTCACCTGCATCAGCTTCCAGCGCTACATGGGCATCTGCCATCCGCTGACAGTGTGGCCCAGACAAGGTGGACGCAGGCTGGCGTGGTTGGTCTGCGCTGGTGTTTGGGTGGCTGTCGTGATTCTCTGCGCTCCAACGTTCGAGTTCGCCGCCACCGGCATCCAGCGCAACCGCACGGTGTGTTACGACCTCAGTGTTCCAGAGCGCTCAACCGCATACTTCCCATACGGCATCACTTTGACCTGTCTGGGCTTCATCGTGCCCTTTCTAGTGATTGTGGTGCTGTACTGCAAAATGGCATGGGTTCTCTGGCAGGTCTGCGAAGCCAGAGAAGTCTCGGCTATAGAGAAGAAGAATAAAGCTGTGAGGATGATCATCATTGTAATGCTGGTGTTCGCCATCAGCTTTTTGCCCTTCCACGTGACCAAGACGCTCTACCTGCTGGTGAGGACCTTTCCCACGGCCCCCTGCGAACTGAGGAACCTGCTGTCCGTGGTCTACAAATGCACCAGACCCTTCGCCAGCATGAACAGTGTTCTGGACCCCATTCTGTTCTACTTCACCCAACCGCAGTACAGACGCAGCACCAGGAGTCTGCTGCTCAAGATCACCTCGCTCAGAGACAAGTCTGACAAAATCTGACTGGAGCACATCTGCTTTGGTCGAAAGTTTCTCTATGCTAAAGCAAGACATTACAGTCATAACCATtgttatgttgtgttatgttatgttttttttaagctaaagTTTACaaattagtaccttttgaaagggttcCACcctagtgaatttttttttttaccttcatgtgtgtagtgggaaaaaaaaaagatttctgagaAACGCTGCTGATAGTTGAAatcactgaaacaaacacaccCCTAATCAAAAGGATCACACCTGTATAGCTGTATAGCTTGATAGCTCCGCCCCCAAATTCATGAACATGCTGTGCAGCACAGGCATCTCCCCCATCATCACCCCTTACtggtgattggctacaagtgtgttttggtgctTGGTCCTATccactttcaaaagcatttatcaGAAATCACTTACTTCacctttaagtgtttattttgacaCTTTATCCATTTGTGTCTATAGATTTTAACCAGAAATCTCAACTTCAGCAGTAcatcaaacttttgtttttacagaagggtttgttccagggttattatagttaactaaaactaaaactgaaatcataaaataaacatattcgttactaaaaaaaaaattaatgctaactgaaatgaaatatttactaaatattttatgtcaACTAGTTGTGgaggcaacatttatcattttcatttagtttagcttgaagtaccaaaataacaaactaaataataaatacaaattaataaaaactatatagatattataataccatagtgatactaaaataaaactggtttGTTCGTATAACATTGAAAAGAACGATGAAAAGAaatatccaaaatcccctctcTAAAAACTTTGAACACTAACATGTTAACAAAACGAAAGAAGAATTTTGAATTTGCCGTTATGCAATGTtaagatttctgttctggaaatgtatgaaatttagtgcattttttaattagataatgccacatatgcatatttaaatgtacCATGTAATACAAAATGTAATGCCTTAATGTACTATTAGTTAACTGGGGAAATATGGTGATATCTGTTAGTTAAACAATTACCCTGTTAACCTGCAGTATCTTACGTTAAGATAAGCTTAGTAGGCTGTGCAGTTgttgaaaccataaaaaaagtcaatatttaaatacaaaacgtCCAATGCGTTAAGTACCTGTACTGTGAAGGTTGTAAATAATGGTTGAAGGAAGTAACTCTTATTGATTGATATTCagtgttagaaaaaaataatttatgttgacTAAAACTATCACCTTATGGACATTTACATTTGCTTTGAGAGAACAGCCCACAGTAGAGCTGTGTGTCTCGTATCTGAGCGTTTAACCCTGTGAATGGCAGCTGAATGAGTGCACTAGTTGGCTGAGTGTCTAGATCAGCTGATCTCTCTGATCTTTATGAGGGGCAATAGAATGTAAATTTTGATAGAAGAATTACAGAACTGTGAAAGCAAAGAATCATTTGCCAGTTTCAGATTTTTGATCCAAGTGGATTTTGAGTTTAacacttaatttaaattaatttaatttgagttaaaaaaaaaaaaaaaaaaattgttaacttTTGATAATTAATTTGCACTGGATTTGcatgtataaaaaaagtatttgtttaaaaacacaaagaaaagaaatcagccatttgctatttttaattatttattaattaaatacaaaaacagtaaaatcttgttgtgtgtgtgtgtgtgtgtgtgtgtgtgtgtgtgtgtgtgtgtgtgtgtgtgtgtgtgtgtgtgtgtgtgttgtgtgtgtgtgtgtgtgtgtgtgtgtgtgtgtgtgtaagatatttgtaaagtaatcaatattttgtttagcatggatgcattaaattaatcaaaagggacggtaaaaacatttgtaattttataaaatatattttttaaatacatgctgttgttttgaacttttgattcatcaatgaatcctgaaaaaagagtatcagtttccaaaaaatatgaaacagtactgttcaacatttataataatcagaaatgtttcttgagaaatgtttaaaaattcagctttgcatcacaagaataaatataattttaaaatatattcaaaaagaaaacagttatttgaaattgtaataatttttcacaatattactgttttttgctgtatttgaacaaataaatgcagccttggtgagcagaagagacttcttttaaaaaaaccttagcaaccacaaatgtttgaacagtactgtatatgcGTGATATTTAAGATAAATAGGTCTATTGAGACAGTGTGGAATTATGGATGAGAGAAGGAGATAAATGAAAGCATTTGGAGTGGAAGAATAACATCTGTTTAACACACTGCATCTGCTGCACATTATCTGAAGGTCATTATCAGATGTTTGATGGTTTAACAACACTTTGTGCAGCTCAACATCCTTATGATGTAACATCATATCCTACAAGATAAGGATCTAGTGTTAACAACAACACATGTACAATAATTGATCCAGAACCAGAGCTCACATAGAAAGGCATATTTGTACTGCCTGTGCTGTCATTGTGTTTTCATGAAGCAGTTTAATCGTAGCTGTAGGGTTATTTGAAGCTTCAACATGACCAAAAACTACAA
This genomic window contains:
- the LOC109051759 gene encoding P2Y purinoceptor 3-like translates to MASSNHSTSNLPSCTYKEDFKRFLLPSVYSLVFIFGLPLNFIIILRIWGSRRTLTRTKIYMLNLAVAPDFLYVCSLPLLIYTYASKDYWPFGDLPAALVRFQFYSNLHGSIFFLTCISFQRYMGICHPLTVWPRQGGRRLAWLVCAGVWVAVVILCAPTFEFAATGIQRNRTVCYDLSVPERSTAYFPYGITLTCLGFIVPFLVIVVLYCKMAWVLWQVCEAREVSAIEKKNKAVRMIIIVMLVFAISFLPFHVTKTLYLLVRTFPTAPCELRNLLSVVYKCTRPFASMNSVLDPILFYFTQPQYRRSTRSLLLKITSLRDKSDKI